One region of Alosa sapidissima isolate fAloSap1 chromosome 1, fAloSap1.pri, whole genome shotgun sequence genomic DNA includes:
- the LOC121724245 gene encoding neutral cholesterol ester hydrolase 1-like, with protein sequence MKLFCFATLLLSLALAYYVYTPMPETISEPWKLMILDAAIRSMMHVGAFLQTLGICHQVHVIRFVQQMQPMPSGDTKVQDLTFAGVQVRVYEGTGGEEGRLRRGMVFLHGGGWALASTKERSYDHLCRKMADELKAVIVSVEYRLAPEVHFPKQYDDCLEATKHFLTPEVLALYSVDPAHVGIAGDSAGGNLAAAVAQQISVDDTISVKLRVQALIYPVLQALDFNTPSYQQNHNIPILYRSSMVHFWLEYLDADHTLIHTMLINNHTAKDQKALSKHRAKFDWTALLSPEFQKNYKAVVPRKGSPKILKKVPALLDVRAAPLLAEEVVLQKTPQAYVLTCEHDVLRDDGLMYARRLEQAGVKVTSDHYADGFHGCLSFASDPIKFSVGERAVQNYISWLNDNL encoded by the exons ATGAAGCTGTTCTGTTTTGCTACATTGTTACTATCTCTTGCTCTTGCATATTATGTCTATACCCCAATGCCTGAAACCATTTCAGAACCATGGAAACTCATGATTTTGGATGCAGCTATTCGCTCCATGATGCACGTG GGGGCCTTTTTGCAGACATTAGGTATCTGCCATCAAGTTCACGTGATACGCTTCGTGCAGCAAATGCAACCTATGCCCAGTGGAGATACTAAGGTCCAAGACCTCACCTTTGCTGGGGTGCAAGTGCGAGTGTACGAGGGGACAGGAGGGGAGGAAGGCAGGCTGAGGAGAGGAATGGTCTTCCTGCATGGTGGGGGCTGGGCTTTGGCATCTACCA AGGAGCGATCCTATGACCATCTCTGCAGGAAAATGGCAGACGAGCTGAAAGCAGTCATTGTATCTGTGGA ATACCGCCTGGCCCCTGAGGTCCACTTCCCAAAGCAGTATGACGACTGCCTGGAGGCCACCAAGCACTTCCTGACCCCTGAGGTGCTGGCCCTCTACTCCGTGGACCCTGCGCATGTGGGAATAGCAGGGGACAGCGCTGGGGGAAACCTGGCAGCCGCGGTGGCTCAGCAG ATCAGTGTGGATGACACCATTTCAGTGAAGCTCCGGGTGCAGGCCTTGATATATCCTGTGCTCCAAGCCCTGGATTTCAACACCCCTTCATACCAGCAGAATCATAACATACCCATTCTTTACCGGTCTTCTATGGTCCATTTCTGGCTTGAATATCTAGACGCTGATCACACCTTAATCCATACCATGCTTATTAACAACCACACCGCCAAAGACCAGAAGGCACTGTCCAAGCATCGTGCCAAGTTCGACTGGACCGCCCTCCTCAGCCCAGAATTCCAGAAAAACTACAAGGCTGTCGTGCCACGCAAGGGGTCACCTAAGATCCTGAAGAAGGTTCCGGCACTGCTGGACGTGCGTGCTGCACCGCTGCTGGCAGAAGAAGTGGTTCTGCAGAAGACACCACAGGCCTATGTTCTGACCTGCGAGCACGACGTCCTGCGGGATGACGGGCTGATGTATGCCCGACGCCTTGAGCAGGCTGGGGTGAAAGTCACCAGCGATCACTACGCTGACGGCTTCCACGGCTGCCTATCTTTTGCCTCCGACCCTATCAAATTCTCAGTGGGAGAGCGGGCCGTGCAGAACTACATCTCTTGGCTCAATGATAATCTGTAG